The DNA segment CAACGGCAAAGGCGCAACCAAAAAAGCCGCGCTGGCTTCCGCGCTGGGTGAATATTTTGAGCGTCTGTCCACCAACTATTTCTTCGCCGATTTCTGGCTGGGTGAAACCATCGCCAATGGCCCGTTCGTGCATTATCCGAATGAAAAATGGTTCCCGCTAACCGATGACGACGCCCTGCCGGAAGGGTTACTGGATGACCGTCTGCGCGCGTTCTACGACCCGGAAAACGAGCTGGCTGGAAGCATGCTTATCGATCTGCAATCCGGTAACGAAGATCGCGGTATCTGCGGCCTGCCGTTTACCCGCCAGTCTGATAATCACACCGTGTATATTCCGATGAACATTATCGGCAACCTGTACGTTTCCAACGGAATGTCGGCTGGTAACACCCGCAACGAAGCGCGTGTGCAGGGTTTGTCTGAAGTGTTCGAACGTCATGTTAAAAACCGCATCATCGCCGAAAGCATTAGCCTACCGGAAATTCCAGCCGATGTGCTGGCACGCTACCCGGCAGTGGTAGAGGCCATCGCTAAGCTGGAGGCGGAAGGTTTCCCAATCTTCGCTTATGACGGCTCGCTGGGCGGTCAGTATCCGGTTATCTGCGTCGTCCTGTTCAACCCGGCCAACGGCACCTGCTTCGCCTCCTTCGGCGCGCATCCTGATTTCGGCGTTGCGCTGGAGCGCACCGTCACCGAGCTGTTGCAGGGCCGTGGGCTGAAAGATCTTGATGTCTTTACCCCGCCAACGTTCGACGACGAAGAAGTGGCTGAACATACTAACCTTGAGACGCACTTCATTGACTCCAGCGGTTTGATCTCCTGGGATCTGTTCAAGCAGGATGCCGACTATCCGTTTGCTGACTGGAGTTTCTCCGGCACTACGGAAGAAGAGTTCGCCACGCTGATGGCAATCTTCAATGCGGAAGATAAAGAGGTCTATATTGCCGACTATGAGCACCTCGGCGTTTATGCCTGCCGCATTATTGTGCCGGGCATGTCTGATATTTATCCGGCAGAAGATCTGTGGCTCGCCAACAACAGCATGGGCAGCCATCTGCGCGAAACCCTCCTCGCCCTGCCGGGCAGCGCATGGGAGAAAGAGGCTTACCTCAATCTGATTGAACAATTAGATGAAGAAGGCTTTGATGACTTTACCCGCGTGCGCGAGTTACTTGGCCTGGCGACAGGCCCGGATAATGGCTGGTATACCCTGCGCATCGGTGAGCTTAAAGCAATGCTGGCGCTGGCTGGCGGCGATCTGGAGCAGGCGCTGATCTGGACAGAGTGGACGATGGAATTCAACGCCTCCATCTTTAGCGCTGAACGTGCGAACTACTACCGCTGTCTGCAAACGCTGCTGCTTCTGGCGCAGGAAGAAGACCGCGAACCGCTGCAATACCTGAATGCTTTCGTTCGGATGTATGGCGCCGAAGCTGTTGAAGCGGCCAGCGCGGCACTGAGCGGCGAAGCGGCATTTTATGGGCTGCAAGCGGTTGATAGCGATCTGCATGCTTTCGCATCACATCAGTCTCTGCTGAAAGCCTATGAGAAATTGCAGCGCGCCAAGGCCGCTCACTGGTCAAAATAGAAGCGAATAACCTACTGTAGGTAGGTTTAAACAATCGACTGAGCTATATTACGGGGCGCTTTATGCGCCCTGTTTTTTTATTTTTTTGGCAAACGAAAATAAATGTAATAACAAGGTTAAATATTGGTAGTTGATATTACAGATATTAATGTGCTGGTGTTACTTTATTTGCCAATTACTCCATTTTAATTAACTGCCATCGGGGAGGCTCAGCGAAAAAATTCAACTCACTTTATAATTTTTAAAATTTATTTTTATTTGGATAATCAAATATTTACACCGCAATCGCGTAAAAACCACGCATCTTGCGGGCCTATAAGCCAGGCGAGATATGATCTATATCAAATTCTCATCTATAATGCTTTGTTAGTATCTCGTCGCCGACTTAATAAAGAGAGAGTTAGTGTGAAAGCTGACAACCCTTTTGATCTATTACTCCCTGCTGCAATGGCCAAAGTGGCCGAAGAGGCAGGTGTCTATAAAGCAACGAAACATCCGCTGAAGACTTTCTATCTGGCGATTACCGCGGGTGTGTTCATTTCCATTGCCTTTGTTTTCTATATCACCGCCACAACCGGTACAGGCACAATGCCTTTTGGTATGGCGAAACTGGTTGGAGGCATCTGCTTCTCGCTGGGGCTGATTCTCTGTGTTATCTGCGGCGCAGATCTTTTCACATCAACAGTGCTGATTGTTGTCGCGAAAGCGAGCGGCCGAATCACATGGGGCCAACTGGCAAAAAACTGGCTCAACGTTTATTTTGGTAACCTGATCGGTTGTCTGCTCTTTGTGTTGTTGATGTGGCTTTCCGGCGAGTATATGACCGCCAACGGCGGATGGGGGCTTAACGTCCTGCAAACCGCCGACCACAAGATGCATCATACTTTTATTGAAGCTGTCTGCCTGGGTATCCTGGCTAACCTGATGGTTTGCCTGGCCGTGTGGATGAGCTACTCGGGCCGTAGCCTGATGGACAAAGCGTTTATCATGGTATTGCCCGTCGCCATGTTTGTTGCCAGCGGTTTTGAGCACAGCATCGCAAACATGTTTATGATTCCGATGGGGATTGTAATCCGTGACTTCGCCACACCGGAATTCTGGGCCGCAGTGGGCTCCAGTCCGGAAAGTTTTTCTCACCTGACCGTGATGAATTTCATCACCGATAACCTGATTCCGGTCACAATCGGTAACATTATCGGCGGCGGTTTATTGGTCGGGTTGACATACTGGGTCATTTACCTGCGTGGCGACGATCATCATTGCTGATGAGCGTTATACGCAGTAAATAAAAAATCCACTTAAGAAGGTAGGTGTTACATGTCCGAGCTTAATGAAAAGTTAGCCACAGCCTGGGAAGGTTTTACCAAAGGTGACTGGCAGAATGAAGTAAACGTCCGTGACTTCATTCAGAAAAACTACACTCCGTACGAGGGTGATGAGTCCTTCCTGGCTGGCGCGACGAATGCGACCACTGCACTGTGGGACAGCGTAATGGAAGGCGTTAAACAGGAAAACCGCACTCACGCGCCTGTTGACTTTGACACCTCCGTTGCTTCTACCATCACTTCTCACGACGCTGGCTACATCAATAAAGCGCTTGAGAAAATCGTTGGTCTGCAAACTGAAGCTCCGCTGAAACGTGCGATCATCCCGTTCGGTGGTATCAAAATGGTTGAAGGTTCCTGCAAAGCGTACAATCGCGAGCTGGACCCAATGCTGAAAAAAATCTTCACCGAATACCGCAAAACCCACAACCAGGGTGTATTCGATGTTTATACCAAAGACATTCTGAACTGCCGTAAATCTGGTGTTCTGACTGGTCTGCCAGATGCGTATGGCCGTGGCCGTATCATCGGTGACTACCGTCGCGTTGCGCTGTACGGTATCGACTTCCTGATGAAAGACAAATACGCCCAGTTCGTCTCTTTGCAGTCTGACCTGGAAAACGGCGTAAACCTGGAAGCGACTATCCGTCTGCGTGAAGAAATTGCTGAACAGCACCGCGCGCTGGGTCAGATCAAAGAGATGGCGGCTAAATATGGCTGCGATATCTCTGGTCCGGCTACCAACGCTCAGGAAGCTATCCAGTGGACCTACTTCGGCTACCTGGCCGCTGTTAAGTCTCAGAACGGTGCAGCAATGTCCTTCGGTCGCGTATCCACCTTCCTGGATGCGTACATTGAACGTGATATCAAAGCAGGCAAAATCACCGAACAAGACGCACAGGAAATGATTGACCACCTGGTCATGAAACTGCGTATGGTTCGCTTCCTGCGTACGCCGGAATACGATGAACTGTTCTCTGGCGACCCGATTTGGGCAACTGAATCTATCGGCGGTATGGGCGTTGACGGCCGTACTCTGGTTACCAAAAACAGCTTCCGCTTCCTGAACACCCTGTACACCATGGGTCCGTCTCCTGAGCCGAACATCACCGTTCTGTGGTCTGAAAAACTGCCGCTGAACTTCAAGAAATTCGCCGCTAAAGTGTCCATCGACACCTCTTCTCTGCAATACGAGAACGATGACCTGATGCGTCCAGACTTCAACAACGATGACTACGCTATTGCTTGCTGCGTAAGCCCGATGGTTGTTGGTAAACAAATGCAGTTCTTCGGTGCGCGTGCAAACCTGGCGAAAACCATGCTGTACGCAATCAACGGCGGCGTTGATGAAAAACTGAAAATGCAGGTTGGTCCTAAATCTGAACCGATCAAAGGCGACGTTCTGAACTTCGACGAAGTGATGGACCGCATGGATCACTTCATGGACTGGCTGGCTAAACAGTATGTCACCGCGCTGAACGTTATCCACTACATGCACGACAAGTACAGCTACGAAGCCTCTCTGATGGCGCTGCACGACCGTGACGTTATCCGCACCATGGCGTGTGGTATCGCAGGTCTGTCCGTTGCTGCTGACTCCCTGTCTGCAATCAAATATGCGAAAGTTAAACCGATTCGTGACGAAGACGGCCTGGCTGTAGACTTCGAAATCGAAGGCGAATACCCGCAGTTTGGTAACAACGACTCTCGCGTTGATGACATGGCGGTTGACCTGGTAGAACGTTTCATGAAGAAAATTCAGAAACTGACCACTTACCGTGGCGCTATCCCGACTCAGTCTGTTCTGACCATCACTTCTAACGTTGTGTATGGTAAGAAAACCGGTAACACCCCAGACGGTCGTCGTGCTGGCGCGCCGTTCGGACCGGGTGCTAACCCAATGCACGGCCGTGACCAGAAAGGTGCTGTTGCCTCTCTGACCTCCGTTGCAAAACTGCCGTTTGCTTACGCTAAAGATGGTATCTCTTACACCTTCTCTATCGTTCCGAACGCTCTGGGTAAAGACGACGAAGTACGTAAAACCAACCTGGCGGGTCTGATGGATGGTTACTTCCACCACGAAGCGTCCATCGAAGGTGGTCAGCACCTGAACGTGAACGTGATGAACCGTGAAATGCTGCTGGACGCGATGGAACACCCGGAAAAATATCCGCAGCTGACCATCCGTGTATCAGGTTACGCAGTACGTTTTAACTCCCTGACGAAAGAACAACAGCAGGACGTTATTACTCGTACCTTCACTCAGACCATGTAATTGGGTTTTGACTGAAATCGTACTGTAAAAAGCGTACAATAAAGGCTCCACGTAAGTGGGGCCTTTTTAACAACTAAGTCTCTTTCGCCAGCTATCTATACTCAATGGATGACTGCCAAAACAGACTCGACACAGTTAATAACTGTGCACTAACACGGCCCCGGATGGGCCACATCTGGAGAAACACCGCAATGTCAGTTATTGGTCGCATTCACTCCTTTGAATCCTGTGGCACCGTTGACGGCCCGGGCATCCGCTTTATTACATTCTTCCAGGGCTGTCTGATGCGATGCCTGTATTGCCATAACCGCGACACCTGGGATACGCATGGCGGCAAAGAAGTTACCGTTGAAGATCTGATGAAAGAGGTCGTCACCTACCGCCACTTTATGAACGCATCCGGCGGCGGCGTAACGGCTTCCGGCGGCGAAGCGATCTTACAGGCAGAGTTTGTTCGCGACTGGTTCCGCGCCTGTAAGAAAGAAAGCATCCATACCTGTCTTGATACCAACGGCTTTGTTCGCCGCTACGATCCGGTCATCGATGAACTGCTGGAAGTCACCGACCTGGTGATGCTTGACCTGAAGCAGATGAATGACGAGATTCATCAGAATCTGGTTGGCGTATCCAACCATCGCACTCTGGAGTTCGCCAAATACATCTCTGCAAAGGGCATTAAGACCTGGATTCGCTACGTTGTGGTGCCGGGCTGGTCTGACGATGACGACTCCGCACACCGCCTGGGCGAATTCACCCGCGATATGGGCAACGTTGAAAAAATCGAACTGCTGCCCTATCACGAGTTAGGCAAACACAAATGGGTCGCAATGGGCGAAGAATACAAGCTTGATGGCGTTAAACCGCCGAAGAAAGAAACCATGGAGCGCGTAAAAGGTATTCTTGAGCAGTACGGTCATAAAGTGATGTACTGAGTTATTTTGTCGGTATCGCCGGATGGCGACGCGAAAGCGTCTTATCCGGCCTACAGACTTCATACCTGATCACATAAATTAAACGTGCGCCACAGGCGTCGGCGTATGTCCTGCGTTGCGCAGCAGCATGAGCAAATAAACAAACGAGACGCTGGCAATCATAATAAACAACAGATTATCAGAGTAATTCTGCATCAGCATCGCGGTAAATGACGGCCCCAGCAGGCTGCCTACGGTATAGCTGAGCAGCAACGCCTGGTTCATTGCCACAAGCTGATGACGTTCTACCTTTTCACAAGCCCAGGCCATCGCGACGGGATAGAGCGTAAAGCCTGCCGCCCCCAGAATGAATAAGGCGGGCGCCATCGCAGCCTGAGTCAGCATGGCAATACTGCCGAGGATCACCACAAAGACCTGTACACGCAGCACCAGAAGACGACCAAACTTATCGGCCAGACGACCAATCGGCCATTGGCCTAAAATACCGGCGCTCACCAGCACGGCCATCCAGAAACCGATGCTCGCATTGCTAATCCCCTGATGATTAAGATACAGCGGCATCAGGCCATACAGCGATCCCAGTACAATCCCGGAAATAATGCACCCGTTTACACCTAACCGCGCCTGACGCAGTCTCAGCATTGACGTAATCGGCGTCGTATCGTGTTCTTCCGACTGCTGATTCAGGATACGGGTAAAGAGCAGCGGCAAAATGCCCGCCAGAATCATGCCGGTTACCCACGGCAGAACGCTCATTAATTCTGTCGGAACTTTACTGACCAGCAGTTGCCCCAAAAACGTTCCCACGTAATAGACCATCATGTACGCAGCCAGCAACCGCCCACGATTGCGGGATGTTCCGCTGCACATCAGAGCGCTTTCCACCACGACCCAAATCATGGCGCAGCCCACGCCGGCAACAAAGCGCCAGGCCAGCCAGCTCCAGAAACCAATCATCATGCCCAGCCCTACGCAACCCGCCGCAAAAATGAGCGAGGCAATATAGTAACTGCGGTTAAAGCCCAGGCGCTTGATTAAATACCCGGTAAGCAACGTCCCAACCAGATTCCCGGTAAAGTAGGACGAACTGACCATACCGACCTGCCAGGTTGCCAGGCTTTCCTGGGCAAGCCACAAGGGGACGAGCGTGTTTAATACTGCGATCGCCAGGGTCAACAAAAGCAGGCCGCACAGCAAAAGCATAACGGGCCGGGTATAGATGGACATGGATAAAAACCGTGAGGAAGTTCAAATTTCATGCGCATCATGCCACCAACAAAAACATTGTCAATCTACCCGAATCGCGGCATCACGCGCTTTCCCGCCCTTCGATTTGAAATACTGATTCATGGCATGAAAGAGCAGCGTCTGATAAACATCATGTTATTGTTTTAATTGACCTAAAACAAAACTGCCGCGTTTCGTTCAGTCGAAAAATTTCATGGTTCCTGCAACATCATTTTTCCGGTCTATGCTTTTGGGGAAGACAACACACCGGAATGGCTTTTGATGTAACGCTAACTCTCATCAGGAGAAGATAATGACTAAGCCTTACGTTCGTCTCGATAAAAATGATGCCGCGGTTCTTTTAGTTGATCACCAGGCGGGGCTGCTGTCTCTTGTACGAGACATCGATCCTGACAAATTCAAAAATAACGTTCTCGCACTTGGCGATTTAGCCAAATACTTCAACCTCCCCACCATCCTTACCACCAGTTTCGAAACGGGGCCAAACGGGCCGCTGGTGCCGGAATTGAAAGCACAGTTCCCCGATGCCCCCTACATTGCACGCCCCGGGAACATCAACGCGTGGGACAATGAAGATTTCGTGAAAGCCGTTAAGGCGACAGGTAAAAAGCAGCTCATCATTGCGGGGGTTGTCACGGAAGTGTGCGTGGCCTTCCCCGCCCTCTCTGCGATTGAAGAAGGGTTCGATGTGTTTGTCGTGACCGATGCGTCAGGCACCTTTAATGAAATTACCCGTCACTCCGCCTGGGATCGCATGTCGCAGGCTGGCGCGCAATTAATGACATGGTTTGGCGTGGCGTGTGAGTTACACCGCGACTGGCGTAATGATATCGAAGGTCTGGCGACGCTGTTCTCTAATCACATTCCTGATTATCGCAATCTGATGACCAGCTACGACACGTTAACTAAGCAGAAGTAAAAGACCAGGGACATATTGTCTGATGGCGCTTCGCTTATCAGGCCTACACGATCCGTAGGCCTGATAAGGCGCGAACCGCCATCCGGCATATTATGGATTAACTCGCCACCGCCATTCCCACGGTCATATGGAGCCCGTAGAATACGCCGCGACCAATCAGTTCCCCCACCAGCAGCAGGATAAACGCCACCGACAGCAGCGGAACCGCAGGTTGATAACCTTTCAACTGCGGCACAATCCAGCAGCACAGTGCCACGACCAGCACCACAATACGCCAGGCCATCAGCGAACCATAATCCGGTACGAGCGCAGAAGCCTGCTGGATGGAGCTATGAATTGTCGCCAGCTCCGCTCCCTGCATCACTGACATAATGGCGCTGACCACCAGTGCGAGGACTGAAATTACGGGCAGCAGACGCATCGCCCAGCCATCGATGCCCGCAATACGCAGCAGCAGATAACCCAGCAACGGCCCCCCCATAAACAGCGTCAGGAAGAAGCCCAGCGGCGTCCAGATGCTGTACCAGGTCGGTACGGTATCAATGCTGTTATACACGCGCACCATCATCCAGACAAAGATAACGCCCAGCACGATCGTCACAACCAGCCAGAGATTACGCAGCGCCGGAGAGAGCTTTTTCAGCACCGCCAGTAACCAGCCGATCCCGCCGACGGCAAAAAAGAGCAAGCCGCTGGCAATTTCATTACTCAATGCCGACGAGCCCACGCGGTTCAGCGAATTGAAGGCGCGCATTGGCGACCCCAGATGCAGCATAGACGCGATGAAGCCAATTCCCATTAGCACCCACAGAGCAAACATGCCGGTCAGCACACGCTGTTGAGATTCGGTACGCAACTCGCCTTTCATCAGCGCCAGAGCCAGAACGATAAAACCGCCGA comes from the Citrobacter koseri ATCC BAA-895 genome and includes:
- the ycaO gene encoding 30S ribosomal protein S12 methylthiotransferase accessory factor YcaO encodes the protein MTQTFIPGKDAALEDSIARFQQKLLDLGFHIEEASWLNPVPNVWSVHIRDKECALCFTNGKGATKKAALASALGEYFERLSTNYFFADFWLGETIANGPFVHYPNEKWFPLTDDDALPEGLLDDRLRAFYDPENELAGSMLIDLQSGNEDRGICGLPFTRQSDNHTVYIPMNIIGNLYVSNGMSAGNTRNEARVQGLSEVFERHVKNRIIAESISLPEIPADVLARYPAVVEAIAKLEAEGFPIFAYDGSLGGQYPVICVVLFNPANGTCFASFGAHPDFGVALERTVTELLQGRGLKDLDVFTPPTFDDEEVAEHTNLETHFIDSSGLISWDLFKQDADYPFADWSFSGTTEEEFATLMAIFNAEDKEVYIADYEHLGVYACRIIVPGMSDIYPAEDLWLANNSMGSHLRETLLALPGSAWEKEAYLNLIEQLDEEGFDDFTRVRELLGLATGPDNGWYTLRIGELKAMLALAGGDLEQALIWTEWTMEFNASIFSAERANYYRCLQTLLLLAQEEDREPLQYLNAFVRMYGAEAVEAASAALSGEAAFYGLQAVDSDLHAFASHQSLLKAYEKLQRAKAAHWSK
- the pflA gene encoding pyruvate formate lyase 1-activating protein; protein product: MSVIGRIHSFESCGTVDGPGIRFITFFQGCLMRCLYCHNRDTWDTHGGKEVTVEDLMKEVVTYRHFMNASGGGVTASGGEAILQAEFVRDWFRACKKESIHTCLDTNGFVRRYDPVIDELLEVTDLVMLDLKQMNDEIHQNLVGVSNHRTLEFAKYISAKGIKTWIRYVVVPGWSDDDDSAHRLGEFTRDMGNVEKIELLPYHELGKHKWVAMGEEYKLDGVKPPKKETMERVKGILEQYGHKVMY
- the pflB gene encoding formate C-acetyltransferase; this encodes MSELNEKLATAWEGFTKGDWQNEVNVRDFIQKNYTPYEGDESFLAGATNATTALWDSVMEGVKQENRTHAPVDFDTSVASTITSHDAGYINKALEKIVGLQTEAPLKRAIIPFGGIKMVEGSCKAYNRELDPMLKKIFTEYRKTHNQGVFDVYTKDILNCRKSGVLTGLPDAYGRGRIIGDYRRVALYGIDFLMKDKYAQFVSLQSDLENGVNLEATIRLREEIAEQHRALGQIKEMAAKYGCDISGPATNAQEAIQWTYFGYLAAVKSQNGAAMSFGRVSTFLDAYIERDIKAGKITEQDAQEMIDHLVMKLRMVRFLRTPEYDELFSGDPIWATESIGGMGVDGRTLVTKNSFRFLNTLYTMGPSPEPNITVLWSEKLPLNFKKFAAKVSIDTSSLQYENDDLMRPDFNNDDYAIACCVSPMVVGKQMQFFGARANLAKTMLYAINGGVDEKLKMQVGPKSEPIKGDVLNFDEVMDRMDHFMDWLAKQYVTALNVIHYMHDKYSYEASLMALHDRDVIRTMACGIAGLSVAADSLSAIKYAKVKPIRDEDGLAVDFEIEGEYPQFGNNDSRVDDMAVDLVERFMKKIQKLTTYRGAIPTQSVLTITSNVVYGKKTGNTPDGRRAGAPFGPGANPMHGRDQKGAVASLTSVAKLPFAYAKDGISYTFSIVPNALGKDDEVRKTNLAGLMDGYFHHEASIEGGQHLNVNVMNREMLLDAMEHPEKYPQLTIRVSGYAVRFNSLTKEQQQDVITRTFTQTM
- a CDS encoding MFS transporter, which encodes MSIYTRPVMLLLCGLLLLTLAIAVLNTLVPLWLAQESLATWQVGMVSSSYFTGNLVGTLLTGYLIKRLGFNRSYYIASLIFAAGCVGLGMMIGFWSWLAWRFVAGVGCAMIWVVVESALMCSGTSRNRGRLLAAYMMVYYVGTFLGQLLVSKVPTELMSVLPWVTGMILAGILPLLFTRILNQQSEEHDTTPITSMLRLRQARLGVNGCIISGIVLGSLYGLMPLYLNHQGISNASIGFWMAVLVSAGILGQWPIGRLADKFGRLLVLRVQVFVVILGSIAMLTQAAMAPALFILGAAGFTLYPVAMAWACEKVERHQLVAMNQALLLSYTVGSLLGPSFTAMLMQNYSDNLLFIMIASVSFVYLLMLLRNAGHTPTPVAHV
- the focA gene encoding formate transporter FocA, which translates into the protein MKADNPFDLLLPAAMAKVAEEAGVYKATKHPLKTFYLAITAGVFISIAFVFYITATTGTGTMPFGMAKLVGGICFSLGLILCVICGADLFTSTVLIVVAKASGRITWGQLAKNWLNVYFGNLIGCLLFVLLMWLSGEYMTANGGWGLNVLQTADHKMHHTFIEAVCLGILANLMVCLAVWMSYSGRSLMDKAFIMVLPVAMFVASGFEHSIANMFMIPMGIVIRDFATPEFWAAVGSSPESFSHLTVMNFITDNLIPVTIGNIIGGGLLVGLTYWVIYLRGDDHHC
- the ycaC gene encoding isochorismate family cysteine hydrolase YcaC — protein: MTKPYVRLDKNDAAVLLVDHQAGLLSLVRDIDPDKFKNNVLALGDLAKYFNLPTILTTSFETGPNGPLVPELKAQFPDAPYIARPGNINAWDNEDFVKAVKATGKKQLIIAGVVTEVCVAFPALSAIEEGFDVFVVTDASGTFNEITRHSAWDRMSQAGAQLMTWFGVACELHRDWRNDIEGLATLFSNHIPDYRNLMTSYDTLTKQK
- a CDS encoding dimethyl sulfoxide reductase anchor subunit family protein; this translates as MGSGWHEWPLMIFTVFGQCVVGGFIVLALALMKGELRTESQQRVLTGMFALWVLMGIGFIASMLHLGSPMRAFNSLNRVGSSALSNEIASGLLFFAVGGIGWLLAVLKKLSPALRNLWLVVTIVLGVIFVWMMVRVYNSIDTVPTWYSIWTPLGFFLTLFMGGPLLGYLLLRIAGIDGWAMRLLPVISVLALVVSAIMSVMQGAELATIHSSIQQASALVPDYGSLMAWRIVVLVVALCCWIVPQLKGYQPAVPLLSVAFILLLVGELIGRGVFYGLHMTVGMAVAS